A stretch of the Malus sylvestris chromosome 10, drMalSylv7.2, whole genome shotgun sequence genome encodes the following:
- the LOC126586264 gene encoding uncharacterized protein LOC126586264: MLDPNTNTHEHPFLFNSSADDQIKGDTTTYDSWQAVNYASRAQKTAQNYANYRSWNSMDARINVETTPAAPFDESDSPPLWKTTNRVNNYRSLSPTSRTQAIARGQRELMEMVKNMPEPCYELSLKDLVEHKYRTMGGEEEDRDQEEEDDNRSTENLMIRRGNGNGSVNERKNNGERKKMVMRSGSIDSGGFLLKMVLPISLGGKKKNNKSIKKKGECLAVGANSNNMSAKVSPKPQGVDGSVKGVGVDNEWWKMKRVSVSERSESGVSSINSGSMKSSGSSSSSSSRSSRSNSRRKSSGCWSFIMFKKNKRKD; encoded by the coding sequence ATGCTTGATCCCAACACAAACACACATGAACACCCTTTCCTCTTCAACAGCAGCGCCGACGACCAAATTAAAGGGGACACAACAACCTACGATTCTTGGCAGGCCGTAAATTACGCTTCCCGGGCTCAGAAAACTGCTCAAAATTATGCAAACTACAGGAGTTGGAACAGCATGGACGCCCGTATCAACGTCGAAACTACTCCTGCCGCCCCCTTTGATGAGTCTGACTCGCCGCCGTTGTGGAAGACGACGAACCGCGTGAACAACTACCGGAGTCTTTCCCCGACTTCGAGAACACAAGCGATTGCCAGAGGACAGAGGGAGCTGATGGAGATGGTGAAGAACATGCCCGAGCCATGCTATGAGCTTTCACTGAAGGATCTCGTTGAGCATAAGTATAGGACAATGGGTGGTGAAGAAGAAGATCGAGAtcaagaggaagaagatgataaTAGAAGTACTGAGAACTTGATGATCAGGAGGGGAAATGGAAACGGAAGCGTAAACGAAAGGAAGAACAATGgtgagaggaagaaaatggtgatGAGGAGTGGGAGTATAGATAGTGGGGGGTTTCTTTTGAAGATGGTTTTGCCAATTTCTTTGGGGGGTaagaagaagaacaataagAGCATTAAGAAGAAGGGTGAGTGTTTGGCGGTGGGTGCAAATAGCAATAATATGAGTGCGAAGGTGTCTCCAAAGCCTCAGGGGGTGGATGGATCTGTGAAGGGAGTGGGTGTGGATAATGAATGGTGGAAGATGAAGAGAGTTTCTGTATCAGAAAGGAGTGAAAGTGGTGTTTCTAGTATCAATAGTGGAAGCATGAAAAGCagcggcagcagcagcagcagcagtagTCGTAGCAGCAGAAGCAACAGCAG
- the LOC126586265 gene encoding uncharacterized protein LOC126586265, whose protein sequence is MECKFSANGGQNELGVRIGDQEIPKSDRFRYLGSILQKNGELDGDLNHRIQAGWMKWKSASGVLCDRRMPLKLKGKFYRTAIRPAMLYGTECWAVKHQHVHKMGVAEMRMLRWMCGHTRKDKIRNEDIRGKVGVAEIEGKMRENRLRWFGHVQRRPTDAPIRRCDYGTEVQGRRGRGRPKKTLEETLRKDLEYLDLTKDMTQDRAQWRSKIHVADPTQ, encoded by the coding sequence atggagtgcaagttcagtgcaaatggaggccaaaacgagttaggggtgaggatcggtgatcaagaaataccaaagagcgatcgttttcgttacctaggatctatcttgcaaaagaacggagaattagatggagatctcaaccatagaatacaagctggatggatgaagtggaagagtgcatccggcgtgttgtgtgaccgccgtatgccactgaagctcaagggaaaattttataggacggcaataaggccggcgatgctgtatggcacagaatgttgggcggtgaagcatcaacacgtacacaaaatgggtgtagcggagatgaggatgcttcgttggatgtgtgggcacacgagaaaggataagattaggaatgaggatatccggggtaaagtaggagtagccgaaattgaaggaaagatgagagaaaatcggttacggtggtttggacatgtgcaaagaaggcctactgacgctccgattagaagatgcgactatgggacagaggttcagggccgaaggggtagaggaagacctaagaaaactttggaagagactctaagaaaagacttagagtacttggatctaacgaaggacatgacacaggaccgagcacaatggcgttctaagattcatgtagccgatcccactcagtga